In Flavivirga abyssicola, the following are encoded in one genomic region:
- the yaaA gene encoding peroxide stress protein YaaA, giving the protein MKLVLSPAKSLNFESQLPTTIHTEAQFLTQSERLNKLLKKKSAKSLSKLMRISDALGQLNYQRNQDWQLPFSADNARPAVYAFSGDVYRGLDAYNIPEGKIDVLQDTIRIISGLYGILKPTDLIQPYRLEMGTKFPVGKNKNLYEFWKKQITNALNEELEDGELFLNLASNEYFKAIDTKALKVPVITANFKDFKNGEYKTIMTFAKLARGYMARYVIDTNAETLDDIKGFNYEGYNFSEPMSTETELVFIR; this is encoded by the coding sequence ATGAAATTAGTACTATCACCAGCCAAATCCCTTAATTTTGAAAGTCAATTACCAACGACAATACATACAGAAGCACAGTTTCTAACTCAGTCTGAGCGCTTAAATAAATTGCTTAAGAAGAAATCTGCTAAAAGTTTATCAAAACTCATGCGTATTTCTGATGCTTTGGGGCAGTTAAATTATCAACGCAATCAAGATTGGCAATTACCTTTTTCAGCAGATAATGCACGACCAGCAGTTTATGCTTTTAGTGGTGATGTGTATCGAGGTTTAGATGCTTATAATATTCCTGAAGGCAAAATAGATGTTTTACAGGATACCATTAGAATTATTTCTGGTTTATATGGGATATTAAAACCAACCGATTTAATTCAACCTTACCGTTTGGAAATGGGAACTAAATTTCCCGTAGGAAAAAATAAAAACCTTTATGAGTTTTGGAAAAAACAAATTACAAATGCTTTGAACGAAGAATTAGAAGATGGTGAATTATTTTTAAACCTTGCCAGTAACGAGTATTTTAAAGCTATAGACACTAAAGCATTAAAAGTGCCTGTAATTACAGCTAATTTTAAAGACTTTAAAAACGGTGAATATAAAACCATTATGACTTTTGCTAAGCTGGCTCGTGGTTATATGGCGCGTTATGTTATTGATACTAATGCAGAAACTCTTGATGATATCAAAGGTTTTAATTATGAAGGCTATAATTTCAGTGAACCTATGTCTACAGAAACCGAGTTAGTTTTTATTAGATGA
- a CDS encoding VOC family protein — protein MKIQEIILFTANIQEQKQFYETVLEFELIFDSEEKISFKTGASVLSFAYDETAFSSSHFAFNIPSNQEQEALQWLKERVQILPDGDDLISDFKDWNAKAIYFYDADKNIVEFIARKNLNLNSCNSFSSKNILSLSEIGIVATNLETVYNSINSIKNISVFSGNLARFCALGNEEGLFILINKTIKKWHPTQEDAFTSNFIVKGDYNFSYENGEIKELL, from the coding sequence ATGAAGATTCAAGAAATTATTCTTTTTACAGCAAACATTCAGGAGCAAAAGCAATTTTATGAAACTGTTTTAGAATTTGAATTAATTTTTGATTCTGAAGAAAAAATCTCATTTAAAACAGGAGCAAGTGTTTTGTCTTTTGCGTATGATGAAACAGCTTTTAGTTCATCACATTTTGCTTTCAATATACCTTCAAACCAAGAACAAGAGGCTTTGCAATGGTTGAAAGAGCGTGTACAAATATTGCCTGATGGTGATGATTTAATTTCAGATTTTAAAGATTGGAATGCTAAAGCCATTTATTTTTATGATGCCGATAAAAATATTGTAGAGTTTATCGCAAGGAAAAATTTAAATCTTAATAGTTGCAATTCATTTTCCTCCAAAAACATTTTATCACTAAGTGAAATAGGAATCGTGGCAACCAATTTAGAAACTGTTTATAATTCAATAAATAGCATTAAAAATATTTCTGTTTTTAGTGGCAATCTGGCACGTTTTTGTGCTTTAGGAAATGAAGAGGGTTTATTTATTTTAATAAATAAAACTATAAAAAAATGGCACCCTACTCAAGAGGACGCTTTTACTTCAAACTTTATTGTTAAAGGCGATTATAACTTTAGTTATGAGAATGGAGAAATAAAAGAATTATTGTAA
- a CDS encoding uracil-DNA glycosylase family protein, whose protein sequence is MFKHKHPYKPFIQNDTKKLIVGTLPPPRFSTGELLEKDVNFCYGSYYNSLWLFIDKIHNLNLRYDNSQEAIAQRKQFLIKNKIGVCDIVESAEREKIDASDLGMQNIKLRDIIGYLKQYPNIDTLLFTGGNSKNGPEYFFRKHIRDYNIKLELVSNEIPRIHQFKLPAKLSTSTLLSTGVVDSSSRIIKTVSLTSGSGAANISISRIPLYKQLKAKNPKFNTFDFRVMQYREFF, encoded by the coding sequence ATGTTTAAACACAAGCATCCATACAAACCATTTATACAAAACGATACTAAAAAGTTAATCGTTGGAACATTACCACCGCCTCGGTTTTCAACAGGAGAACTATTAGAAAAAGATGTGAATTTTTGTTATGGAAGCTATTACAATTCACTATGGTTATTTATTGATAAAATTCACAATTTAAACTTACGTTATGATAATTCGCAAGAAGCCATTGCCCAACGCAAACAATTTTTGATTAAAAATAAAATAGGGGTTTGCGATATTGTTGAAAGTGCCGAACGTGAAAAAATTGACGCATCCGATTTAGGGATGCAAAACATAAAACTTCGGGATATTATTGGTTATTTAAAACAATATCCAAATATCGATACGTTGTTGTTTACTGGGGGAAACAGCAAAAATGGACCGGAATATTTTTTTAGAAAACATATACGAGATTATAATATCAAGTTAGAATTGGTTTCAAACGAAATCCCCCGAATTCATCAATTTAAATTACCCGCCAAATTGAGTACTTCGACTCTGCTCAGTACAGGTGTTGTGGACAGCTCATCAAGAATCATCAAAACAGTGTCTTTAACTTCTGGGTCTGGTGCTGCTAATATTTCAATAAGTAGAATTCCTTTATACAAACAATTAAAAGCGAAAAACCCTAAATTCAACACTTTTGATTTTAGGGTCATGCAGTACCGTGAGTTTTTTTGA
- a CDS encoding PQQ-dependent sugar dehydrogenase, producing the protein MSIRSLTSFSFLLTLIFVNQSICQTTSIPSSYELNLTTFASHTEFEAGGGSNPQGTLSGFGPIKITAPRDGSGRVFVSSQTGKILVFDADGTSLGTFLDLNTISSATGYTLGGPGSFRGLMYFDFHPDYNLIGAPGYKKLYVGYRVSTSYGNSGANANYRIQDYHSRSGSNQYAIAEFTVSVSDANKVDHSTFREVFRIQTEGSNPHGLGEIAFNPNSVSGDSDYGLLYAAIGDGSALGNGAPATGYLQKLENPFGKIICINPLQNGADAYSIPTTNPYYGQIGVAQEIYAIGFRDPQTFSFAHDTEGNDILITFDIGAAQREEIIIVRPGGNYGWERYEGTRLNNSNVSLVQGTVHSPPVVEYDHTTGGFAIVGGFVVSDPQDVNFKDKVIFTDLPTGKVFFADFNEMLQAEKDGNQASFYEINNFKLDGVEITENIGGGGTNPGVTFEDVIRYQRGDLRFGHDEQGNVYFVTKQSGTIFKTELVYKRTDGNTVSVEDIANHNDVIFYQNPSDDLLFVKMSSNKNNMPYNLMMYNSLGSEILNRKGNGDSSSISPIDVSGFMAGIYFVKFTLDKVTHYKKIIIQ; encoded by the coding sequence ATGAGTATTAGATCTCTAACATCCTTCTCATTCCTTTTAACACTAATATTCGTAAATCAATCAATATGTCAGACAACAAGTATACCGTCATCTTATGAGTTGAATTTGACAACTTTTGCTTCTCATACTGAATTTGAGGCAGGAGGTGGTAGTAATCCTCAAGGAACATTATCTGGTTTTGGCCCGATTAAAATTACTGCGCCACGCGATGGGTCTGGTAGAGTATTTGTATCCTCCCAGACAGGTAAGATTTTAGTTTTTGACGCAGATGGAACTTCCTTAGGAACATTTTTAGATTTAAACACAATTTCATCGGCTACTGGTTATACGCTTGGAGGGCCTGGCTCTTTTCGTGGATTAATGTACTTTGACTTCCATCCAGATTATAATCTTATAGGAGCACCTGGTTACAAAAAACTATATGTGGGGTATCGGGTTAGTACTTCTTATGGAAATAGTGGAGCAAATGCGAACTATCGTATACAAGATTATCATAGTCGTTCAGGATCTAATCAATATGCCATTGCTGAATTTACTGTTAGTGTATCCGATGCTAATAAGGTAGATCATAGTACTTTTAGAGAAGTATTTAGAATCCAAACAGAAGGGTCCAATCCACATGGTCTTGGTGAAATTGCATTTAACCCAAATTCTGTTTCTGGTGATTCAGATTATGGATTGTTATATGCGGCGATAGGAGATGGAAGTGCATTAGGTAATGGTGCTCCTGCTACAGGATATTTGCAAAAACTAGAAAACCCATTTGGAAAGATTATTTGTATCAACCCACTTCAAAATGGAGCTGATGCGTATTCGATTCCTACTACAAATCCTTATTATGGACAAATAGGAGTAGCTCAAGAAATTTATGCGATCGGGTTTAGAGACCCTCAGACATTTAGTTTTGCTCACGATACCGAAGGAAATGATATTTTAATTACGTTTGATATTGGAGCAGCACAAAGAGAAGAAATTATCATTGTTAGGCCTGGAGGAAATTATGGATGGGAAAGGTATGAAGGGACTCGTTTAAATAATTCTAATGTTTCATTAGTCCAAGGTACTGTTCATTCTCCACCTGTGGTTGAATACGATCATACAACAGGGGGCTTTGCCATTGTAGGCGGCTTTGTGGTGAGTGATCCTCAAGATGTGAATTTTAAAGACAAAGTTATTTTTACTGATTTACCTACTGGTAAAGTTTTTTTTGCCGACTTTAATGAAATGTTACAAGCTGAAAAAGATGGAAATCAGGCATCTTTTTATGAAATTAACAATTTTAAATTAGATGGTGTAGAGATAACAGAAAATATAGGTGGAGGCGGAACTAACCCAGGAGTTACATTTGAAGATGTAATTCGTTATCAAAGGGGAGATTTACGATTTGGACATGATGAGCAAGGGAATGTTTATTTTGTAACAAAACAATCTGGAACCATATTCAAAACAGAATTAGTTTATAAACGAACTGATGGTAATACGGTTTCTGTTGAAGATATCGCTAATCATAACGACGTTATTTTTTATCAAAATCCTTCGGATGACTTATTATTTGTTAAGATGTCTTCTAATAAAAATAATATGCCTTACAATTTAATGATGTACAATAGCTTGGGGAGCGAGATATTGAATAGAAAAGGAAATGGCGATTCATCATCAATAAGTCCTATTGATGTATCAGGTTTTATGGCGGGTATTTATTTTGTTAAATTCACTCTTGATAAAGTTACTCATTATAAAAAAATCATTATTCAGTAA
- a CDS encoding RluA family pseudouridine synthase codes for MDDYTPQLPDEDSLYEHYAFTVDKGQTPLRIDKYLMNFVENATRNKIQAAAKNGSIFVNDETVKSSYKVKPLDNIRVLFTHPPHENLLVGEDIPIDVIYEDDELLVVNKPAGMVVHPGHGNYSGTLINALIYRFDNLPNNSSERPGLVHRIDKDTSGLLVVAKTENAMAHLSLQFAKKTSEREYVAIVWGNVEEDEGTIEGNIGRHPKNRLQNTVFLGDEADKGKPAVTHYKVLERLGYVTLVSCKLETGRTHQIRVHMKHIGHTLFNDERYGGEKILKGTTFTKYKQFVENCFKVLPRQALHAKTLGFTHPKTGEFMQFDTPIPDDMQQCIEKWKTYSKHQELE; via the coding sequence ATGGACGATTATACACCGCAATTACCAGACGAAGATAGTCTTTATGAACATTATGCTTTTACAGTTGATAAAGGGCAAACACCTTTACGTATAGACAAATATTTGATGAATTTTGTTGAAAACGCTACCAGAAACAAAATTCAGGCAGCAGCAAAAAACGGAAGCATTTTTGTTAATGATGAAACTGTTAAATCTAGTTATAAAGTAAAACCTTTAGACAACATTAGAGTGTTGTTTACGCACCCACCACACGAAAACTTATTAGTTGGAGAAGATATTCCTATTGATGTGATTTATGAAGATGATGAACTTCTAGTTGTTAATAAGCCCGCAGGAATGGTAGTGCATCCTGGACATGGTAATTATTCAGGAACACTTATAAATGCCTTAATTTATAGGTTTGATAATTTACCTAATAACTCTAGTGAACGTCCAGGGTTGGTACATAGAATAGATAAAGATACTAGTGGACTTTTGGTCGTTGCTAAAACTGAAAATGCTATGGCACATTTGTCGTTACAGTTTGCTAAAAAAACCAGTGAGCGTGAGTACGTCGCTATTGTTTGGGGGAATGTTGAAGAAGATGAAGGGACTATTGAAGGTAACATTGGTCGTCATCCCAAAAACCGATTACAAAACACTGTTTTTCTAGGAGATGAAGCCGATAAAGGCAAACCAGCTGTAACCCATTATAAAGTTTTAGAACGTTTAGGATATGTTACTTTAGTATCTTGTAAGCTAGAAACAGGGCGTACACATCAAATACGTGTGCATATGAAGCATATTGGGCATACGCTTTTTAATGACGAACGCTATGGTGGTGAAAAAATATTAAAAGGTACCACTTTTACTAAATACAAACAGTTTGTAGAGAATTGTTTTAAAGTATTGCCAAGGCAGGCATTACATGCCAAAACTTTAGGGTTTACACATCCTAAAACAGGAGAATTCATGCAGTTTGATACCCCAATTCCTGACGATATGCAGCAATGTATTGAAAAATGGAAAACCTATTCAAAACATCAGGAATTAGAGTGA